The DNA region aaggtaccaccaagcacagtataggtattttgtaatttattgtcaaatatttgagaatagagaccagcctcgaacaacacgtacaaatgcgtagcccaagttgatctggcattcccccccctcctctcaacactgataagaagagagacttgggggttgtgttcacattcctgatggtttacgaccctgtctaaacaggcaatctgaagacaaagagaaactggtatacagagtatacatggaaaaatatgagctgattcaaacatgattatgaataaagaaataactcttaaacatatgcattatccacaatatcaatgatgaaatcttaacattgcaacacatgccaatacggccgggttaacttataaagtgcaattttaaatttcccaccacacttccgcttgaaaacgtcgcggtatgatgacgtatgcgcgtgacgtagccagtttaacagaggtatggcttccccattgaagccaatacgaaatagctctgttttcatctcattattccacagtattctggacatctgtgttggtgaatctgttgcaatttgttcattgcattatggagaaagaagctgagcaagcaaagaagaaagttgtcggtgcgaaggggatattttgcgagggaagtcagcaacacaacacagccggtgtttcattgtttacattcccaaaagatgcagtcaagatcgaagaactcggacaacagagactctaaccaggaggactttgatttggatacacagacgcgataccctGAGTAcatagctgcgcttccaaacatttgatcgcttgctataactagctcgagctagtagctaggagctaggagctagcataacaaacacctatgtgcttttatgcgggattaatttgtggcatattaaatataagcctggttgtgttgtggctaatagagtatatatatgtcttgtgtttatttactgttgaagtcattcccagctgaatatcaggtcccacccgcacgcttccaaacatttgatcgtttgcccgtacgtgcgtgtcacgtacgtaacttttgttAAATATAtaacccacacagcaaaaacactccgcggcggatcccccgcgcaggtatcgcgctttccggaatgGAACCGCAAAACGGACcagcatcggcgtccatttgcactcaggaacgtatccgccacggcggcaggtagcggatccgccgtggcggcgcgctgaatgcatgatcaaagccttatttccgcggcgggtgcgccgtgacggcgcgctgcatccgctccgcacccaagatcaaagcctaacctcccgccacggaccagcaacggactcataaaaaccctggctcatctggccgttttggacccctttatcttattttcaaaatcccttctgttcttgctgtaggataaaataggaaactaaaaaattcactaagccctactacagcaatatatgcttacatatgcattgccttgtatttttaaactaacaatattgtcaataggcagaaacagaaaatggtcaattcactctataaagtaaatatatataatatatatttaaaaagtcaacacatttttactcacagcacctgtaatcaaacaagattacaagacagatacgtttatgtttatggtaggaagcatccaaagccaagtatgcttacacaatacaaaatatatgataggtattaaggagattacatttgaaaaaaaaaacatgacttaaagttactggaggtggttaaaataaggtgcgtaaactatgaatttgtgatcagggtacaggtgtgcaagacatccaaaatgtttaaacaatatcgttatttggttccttgatcagagtacttgtttggctctgttggatgacggcggcggggggttgggggtgggggacataaataaatatccataagccagctttgggaggttgacattgttttctttttatatttgtactatcattctatgtttgtattcgtgtaggccaggggtgtccaaagtgcggcccgggggccatttgcggcctgcaggtcattttttaacggccccagggcacatttttaaaaaaataggatcgaaataaataaaaaacattaaaagtggtatttaaagagcaaacaggtgaaatgtaacaagaaaatgtagtaatgtttactctaatcacacaaagctgccatgtaggctgtttctttctttaaaaaataataatgaatcaaaatcaatgtcattatgaattattgacctattcaaggcttaagaagtttaccttcgcaatcagctggtcttggttgtgcttaatagtttccagcaggctaaggatctggattacctcaggggctgttgacaaacagcagtataaaattaacatgtttcagtgtttatcctcattactcataatcctgacattagctattgaccttagttaatgacaaaagttattgacaaatttgaagaaaatatgtgattgcttgtgaatttgaattttttccaaaatttgtggcacagaataaccatccggtatttgtcagttattgctcaccagagcaggaaatgttgtcggccattcttccccctcgccatgttggcctgtaggccaggctggatccaggctcctctgtctgccacatgttgagggctgctggtgaggggggtggagggagtcgaggagggactgccgttcctagtgaggtgggcattgtgagagagccatcagttaaccatgactggtaatacccaaggggcctatctatacactaatatttcagagatcagtccctaccttgtgtaactctctgcatgtttaatgcaggtgctggtgaaggcatatgaatgcgtccttccccatggtgaggtgctaagggagatacattggtattaaattgttgtgatctgttaaccatgattactggatgctgagatattatttcagagatccatctttacctagaaagttatctccagttgaggagtcaagttgacaagtactcatgactcttgctggcactcggcgagacggtggagctgggagaagggatacaaggagaggggaatatctttagcactaagaatgttaaccatatcttttggtggttttgttgttttcgatgttaagagattattccttactctgcctgtgcaattggcttgccaaccccagagatgtgaggtcactatttcccgggtcttcttcgctatcatctgagtccccgagacgatggctgttgggtaaccatatcattaggattattgcaataccaaaattgccaaatatacatatagtacaagcatctctggtctatttttgaatgctaccggaaataaccttcctattactgtagaaacatgacaaaaacaagacggaacacacttacactggcttcctgttccttttttctggcagctcctcgttctctgcctcagattgcaggtctgaggtgtcgcagccctttccatattgttgcattatttttaatgcgtctttgtagttgtctaaaattgaatatgttaaaatgaacatgagtttcaaattagctgtagagctgaacagaatattattattattgatgatgataaatcaggtctctctcttacaagagacctggtcagaatatagacacaataggttattccaagcataaagagaagcaactatgacgttatttttaaacaagaagattatgaatttgcataccacaagttcggacaacagaaacgtcaaatcttggccagtttggctcatgctgctcctcatttaaagctgccctttcaattctgtcggtgtttttatagctgggccagaaaaccatcctatcatcataccatccacttgggacaaccgcaatatccctgttcattataaatttaatcagatgaaaaggcacccttaatgtagaaagaaagaaaaggggtatttattcatcgtcaaaggaacaacgtggacaaaagcatgcacaggtgttagtgtatacaaataagcaagtaagatgagctgagattttacctgaatggtgccccaaggtggtaagaactataagaaaggtaaaagtacaggtcataatagtcagaacgtcagctcaatcgtaaagtagggtttgtaattatgggtgtagtgtatacagagatcagtccctaccttgtgtaactctctgcatgtttaatgcaggtgctggtgaaggcatatgaatacatccttccccatggtgaggtgctaagggagatgaattggtattaaatggttgtgatctgttaaccatggttactggatgctgagatattatcttggagatcagtctttacctagaaagttatctccagttgaggagtcgagttgacaagtactcatgactcttgctggcactcggcgagacggtggagctgggagaagggatacaaggagaggggaatatctttagcactaagaatgttaaccatatctttaatataaatgtggtggtttcgtctacaacgctaaatatatcctgtggtgtacctcagggatcaatataggacctaaattattcaatgtccagataaatgacatttgtaaagttacaaaagatttaaagttagtattatttgcggatgatacaacagcgttttgttcaggagagaacacacagaagataatacaaataataacagaagaaattaacaaattaaaaagatggtttgacaaaaacagactatctttgaatctcagtaaaactaaaataatgctatttggtaacagtagaagagaaagtcaaacacaaatacaaatagacggaatagaaatggaaagagtaaatgaaaccaaatttctaggtataatgattgatgataaattgaactggaaatctcaagtaaaaaatatacaacataaagtagcaagaaacacgtcaataatgaataaagcaaaacatgttctagacaaaaaatcacttcatattctctactgttcacaagtgttacatatctgagttattgtgtagaaatatggggaaataattacaaaagtacacttcattcattaacggtgttacaaaaaagatcagttagaataatataatgttggatatagagaacacacaaatcctttatttattgaatcaaagatactgaaattccacgacatagtgaatttgcaaacagctaaaattataaacaaagcaaactataacctgctacccaagaatatacaacaattcttctcaaaaaaagaggagaaaaatcatcttagagagaaatgtaatttaaaacatttgtacgcacgtacaacacttaagaccttcattgtatcagtatgtggaattaaattatggaatgcattaagaaaagcaatcaaacaatgtactaatatgatcaattatttatgcttacatgtggaaataataataataatagtaaataaaataataataataaaaaaaggtaaataaagcataaaatagtctctaataaattaattaaataaaaaacagcatataaaatatatacatcagcaaataacaaaaatatagatcaagaaaaaggatccttaatatgtgcagcaatttttcccactcacatcacctcattttatatttttttctacaattaactatgccaaaaaacacatagacatacctttttttttgtaatggaaacaaaaacaacatggcgtcacacacagctagtccacagtaaacaggatctcgagctccactaaagaacaaagaaagaaataatacacactcatattaatagcaaagaacggctgtttccactctgttaacgttacgttgttataacgaagtaatcgcgacctgggcctaaacaacactgacaataaagtaatacgctttcgtttcaaccagttggaaatatgtggaatatcgtagcatgtaacctacacacattcacagcgtctaacaaaagatagcctaagttaactgtattgaacgttactcaccggcttcacaaaacacagataaaagacaattttacaatagcacggcgaaaaaatgaccgtcgttgtgtgggttttttgacgaataacactcttttccacttttcttcgctcgggcctcacctcccgcgtgcagccatttcgaattttctgaatacgtgacgtcagacgcacgtccccatgcaaagcattctgggaggcggcgctggaaataaaagcctttttttacagaatataaagttttactgctagtcctaatatcaaacaacgtcattacaatcatacataaatgatgatggaaacacaaaggctgatctttactgcgaatgtagcaataaatcaataaatctatacttacgttcgtgttccagcaaagaaagtccagagatcttggctcatgcacgtacacgctagtaggcgcgtccacgtctgcgggtgcagacattggtcggctcagcgcgcgtaggcggagcctataactctaggcggcgcgcaccggtttagtttgtcgcgtccgcgtatgcgaatcagacacgagtccgctcaggatcagctgtctgaccgtacaattttcagaggcggagctgtatcctctaggcggagccaaaacgaatgtgacagtaacgcgggttgggcgacttgaaggcggatccgtatagcagtcttctgctgtgtggaaagctttatgaaccttgggttaggtgaacggtcccatgggctgagtgagtgtgtgtgttgtgcaggtgtttgaattgtattgccgggttatatagacgggatcccgtctatataacccgctcgagctataactagctcaagctagtagctagtagctaggagctagcataacaaacacctaggtgtttgttatgcgggattaatttgtgggatattaaatataagcctggttgtgttgtggctgtagtggattgtccagagcttaaacagcaacaaaagtgaatttagtacaaaaagtttatttacccattatcaagtcagattgagctgtccatgcagacacacaaacgtcctccggaggactcccacaagcaatctctctcgagtcccggtctcaTGCCAGTTTTatctgtctcttgtgcgtcattgtttttccTCGTGcgtcatgtttgtttttgcaacatccttggattccttaatcatacttaaacaatcaaaacattctgtagacaggttggcacgacttaatattcacttttgtcccacacccggggacacagaatagaagggaaattaaatgagcatacattcttgacagacatgaaatataggtcaaaggtcagaaattctactacatggctaatagagtatatatgtcttgtgtttatttattgttgtagtcattcccagctgaatatcaggtcccacccgcgcgcttccaaacatttgattgcttgcccgtacgtgcgtgtcatgtacgtaactttggttacatatataagctttatgaaccttgggttaggtgaacggttctttgggctgagtgagtgtgtgtgttgtgcaggtgtttgaattgtattggcgggttatatagacgggatcccgtctatataacccgctcgagctataactagctcgagctagtagctaggagctagtagctagcataacaaacacctaggtgtttttatgtgggattaatttggggcatattaaatataagcctggttgtgttgtggctaatgtgtttatttactgttgtagtcattcccagctgaatatcaggtcacccccggctctcacagcatcttccctatctgaatcgcttccactccccactagtccacttgcattttcctcatccacaaatctttcatcctcgctcaaattaatgggggaaatcgtcgctttctcggtccgaatctctcacttctggcggccatcattgtaaacaatagggaactttgcggatatgttcaattgactacgtcacgctacttccggtagggaaaagccttttttttaatcagataccaaaagttgcgatctttatcgtcgttgttttatactaaatcttttcagcaaaaatatggcattatcgcgaaatgatcaagtatgacacatagaatagatctgctatccccgtttaaataaaaaagtcatttcagtaggcctttaatcaaatgTGAgaaatgacatcagatgtgtaagtgggacagtcacAAAAACTGCAAATtcttaaaattaaatacaaatgcaAATGGCCTCatgtcaaaaatataaaatatgaatatatttcacttttactttattttgaaaaataaccCGTGGGGTCATCTTCTTTACCGTCCATCAAATGAAAACATGTATACCACAAATAGTATCATCTTTCAGTGATTTATTGTGAGACATTGTTtacaacaaagaaaaatacaaacaGAAGTTGTATGGTTTAATGAACTTTATTTCATCCTCAAGTTtgccatatatacataaatgtatctcTATAAATTAATGATATTATCACTTCTGCATTGCAGCTCCTCATATATTGACAAACTAAGCGACTAAGCCTACTGAACCTCAAAACCCTATACattttacaaagtaaacaaaaaataaagtttttatgTAGGAAGTGAATTAAGCGAAATAACGTTTTGCCAGAACGCGTATTTCAGAAAATCTATGCTTAAATTTAGAGTGCTCCAACACATTTTCTGGTTTGAGCAGTCAAACTGCTCACATTCAGGATCACATAGCAATCATTGTTTCCTGAGTATCCAGTGCCTTTGTACCTATTAATATTCCTCTCCCTCCTCTCCCTGATCATCAACAGAGTCGGCTCCGACTTCCTCGTAGTCCTTCTCCAATGCCGCCATGTCCTCTCTGGCCTCAGAGAACTCCCCCTCCTCCATTCCCTCACCAACATACCAGTGAACAAACGCACGCTTGGCGTACATCAGGTCAAACTTGTGGTCGAGTCGAGCCCAGGCCTCTGCAACAGCGGTGGTGTTGCTCAGCATGCACACGGCTCTTTGCACTTTGGCCAGGTCTCCACCAGGAACCACAGTGGGCGGCTGGTAGTTGATGCCCACTTTGAAACCAGTGGGACACCAGTCCACAAACTGGATGGTGCGCTTTGTTTTAATAGTGGCAATAGCAGCATTGAC from Entelurus aequoreus isolate RoL-2023_Sb linkage group LG02, RoL_Eaeq_v1.1, whole genome shotgun sequence includes:
- the LOC133664772 gene encoding uncharacterized protein LOC133664772 isoform X1; protein product: MSTCQLDSSTGDNFLAPHHGEGCIHMPSPAPALNMQRVTQVLTTLGHHSDNYKDALKIMQQYGKGCDTSDLQSEAENEELPEKRNRKPVHRLGDSDDSEEDPGNSDLTSLGLASQLHRQTPPSRRVPARVMSTCQLDSSTGDNFLAPHHGEGRIHMPSPAPALNMQRVTQGTAVPPRLPPPPSPAALNMWQTEEPGSSLAYRPTWRGGRMADNISCSAPEVIQILSLLETIKHNQDQLIAKVNFLSLE
- the LOC133664772 gene encoding uncharacterized protein LOC133664772 isoform X2 is translated as MVFWPSYKNTDRIERAALNEEQHEPNWPRFDVSVVRTCDNYKDALKIMQQYGKGCDTSDLQSEAENEELPEKRNRKPVHRLGDSDDSEEDPGNSDLTSLGLASQLHRQTPPSRRVPARVMSTCQLDSSTGDNFLAPHHGEGRIHMPSPAPALNMQRVTQGTAVPPRLPPPPSPAALNMWQTEEPGSSLAYRPTWRGGRMADNISCSAPEVIQILSLLETIKHNQDQLIAKVNFLSLE